The following coding sequences are from one Ornithodoros turicata isolate Travis chromosome 1, ASM3712646v1, whole genome shotgun sequence window:
- the LOC135378371 gene encoding cyclin-dependent kinase 2-like, whose amino-acid sequence MAKVSRETPHRRLCDSVVFMENVLNEKFQKIEKIGEGTYGVVYKAKDKTTGKYIALKKIRLETESEGVPSTALREIALLKELDHPNVVRLLDVVPCDRKLFLVFEYMNEDLKKHMDKAVQSKTVLGVKLVKSYLWQLLQGVAYCHSHRILHRDLKPQNLLIDHDGGIKLADFGLARAFGVPLRTYTHEVVTLWYRAPEILLGARFYSTSVDVWSLGCIFAEMLTLKALFPGDSEIDQLFRIFRTIGTPDETTWPGVTKLPDYKPTFPRWESQNLVKLVTGLDSDGEDLILKLLTADPDVRIPATKALGHRYFRDVTIQRPRNS is encoded by the coding sequence ATGGCAAAAGTTTCGCGCGAAACTCCGCACCGCCGGCTTTGTGATTCTGTCGTATTCATGGAAAACGTGCTAAACGAGAAATTTCAGAAAATAGAGAAAATTGGCGAAGGAACTTATGGCGTGGTATACAAGGCCAAGGACAAGACGACCGGAAAATACATCGCACTGAAGAAGATCCGACTGGAAACCGAGTCAGAAGGAGTGCCGAGCACAGCATTACGTGAGATAGCCCTGCTGAAGGAACTCGATCACCCTAATGTTGTCCGATTACTGGACGTCGTTCCGTGCGACAGGAagctgtttctcgtttttgaatACATGAATGAGGACCTGAAAAAGCACATGGACAAAGCAGTTCAAAGTAAGACAGTTCTTGGCGTAAAACTTGTCAAAAGCTACCTGTGGCAGTTGCTCCAGGGTGTTGCATATTGCCATTCACACCGAATTCTGCACCGTGATCTCAAGCCACAGAACCTACTAATCGACCATGACGGCGGCATCAAGCTGGCGGATTTTGGGCTCGCTCGGGCATTTGGTGTACCTCTTAGGACGTATACACACGAAGTTGTAACTCTGTGGTATCGAGCGCCAGAGATACTGCTCGGTGCCCGATTTTACTCGACCTCGGTCGACGTCTGGAGCCTCGGTTGCATTTTTGCCGAGATGCTCACGTTGAAAGCGCTTTTTCCCGGCGATTCGGAGATAGATCAGCTCTTCCGAATCTTCCGTACGATAGGGACTCCCGACGAGACGACGTGGCCCGGGGTGACCAAACTTCCCGATTACAAGCCCACTTTTCCACGATGGGAATCCCAGAATTTGGTGAAACTAGTAACCGGACTGGATTCCGACGGCGAAGATCTCATTTTAAAACTGCTCACTGCTGATCCCGACGTTAGGATTCCAGCCACGAAAGCACTCGGTCATCGTTACTTCAGAGACGTTACTATTCAGAGACCGCGCAACTCATAA